One Brassica napus cultivar Da-Ae chromosome C2, Da-Ae, whole genome shotgun sequence DNA window includes the following coding sequences:
- the LOC106379838 gene encoding LOB domain-containing protein 25: MASSYSNYINSPCAACKFLRRRCTSDCVFAPYFPPDEPTKFANVHRIFGASNVSKILHEVAPHQREDTVNSLAYEAEARLNDPVYGCVGAISVLQRQVLKLQRELEETNADLMRYASSLGGEMTSNYGGQRG; encoded by the coding sequence ATGGCATCATCGTACTCAAACTACATAAACTCACCGTGCGCGGCATGCAAATTCCTCCGGCGGAGATGCACATCAGACTGCGTGTTCGCACCATACTTTCCTCCAGACGAACCTACAAAGTTTGCGAACGTCCACCGTATATTCGGGGCTAGCAACGTGAGCAAGATTCTCCACGAGGTGGCGCCACATCAACGAGAAGACACGGTGAACTCGCTGGCTTACGAGGCGGAGGCACGGCTAAATGATCCAGTGTACGGCTGCGTTGGGGCCATCTCGGTGCTCCAAAGACAAGTCTTGAAGCTGCAAAGGGAACTAGAGGAGACGAATGCTGATCTCATGAGGTACGCTAGTTCTCTTGGCGGTGAAATGACGTCGAATTATGGAGGACAGAGAGGTTGA